The following coding sequences lie in one Mucilaginibacter sp. KACC 22773 genomic window:
- the eutC gene encoding ethanolamine ammonia-lyase subunit EutC yields the protein MKRNIPHEIEPLKALQEFTTARIAIGRVGTSIPLKQSLDFKLAHAHARDAVYSELDINHLTDVFKRFDLPILQLHSRVTHRRQYLQRPDFGRKLNEASLSLLEDYFIQTDIAIIVADGLSATAVNENTFGLLKELIPLLLAAGFKFAPISLVEQGRVAIGDDIGYNLKAQLSLVLIGERPGLSSADSVGAYLTYAPKPGLTDESRNCVSNIRPKGLTYKKAAKKILYLISEAFKRKLSGVELKDNAGLLDSH from the coding sequence ATGAAAAGAAACATCCCCCACGAGATAGAACCCTTAAAGGCCTTGCAGGAGTTTACTACTGCCCGCATAGCTATTGGGCGTGTGGGTACAAGTATCCCGCTGAAACAATCTCTTGATTTTAAACTGGCACATGCCCACGCCCGCGATGCGGTTTATTCGGAGTTGGATATCAATCACTTAACAGATGTATTTAAACGGTTTGATTTACCCATTCTGCAGCTGCACAGCCGGGTAACCCACCGCCGCCAATACCTGCAGCGCCCGGATTTTGGCCGTAAACTTAATGAAGCGTCATTAAGCCTGTTAGAAGATTATTTTATCCAAACCGATATCGCCATCATTGTAGCCGACGGACTTTCGGCAACAGCCGTAAATGAAAATACATTTGGACTGCTAAAAGAACTTATTCCGTTATTATTGGCGGCGGGTTTTAAGTTTGCGCCAATAAGCCTGGTTGAGCAGGGCAGGGTAGCCATCGGCGATGATATTGGCTATAATCTTAAAGCGCAACTATCTCTTGTACTTATTGGCGAACGGCCTGGATTAAGCTCGGCAGATAGCGTAGGAGCGTATCTCACTTACGCCCCTAAACCAGGGCTAACAGACGAATCCCGAAATTGCGTTTCAAACATCCGCCCCAAGGGACTTACCTATAAAAAAGCGGCCAAAAAGATCTTATACCTGATCAGCGAGGCCTTTAAACGGAAACTATCCGGTGTAGAACTGAAGGACAACGCAGGATTATTAGATAGTCATTAG